The Budorcas taxicolor isolate Tak-1 chromosome 16, Takin1.1, whole genome shotgun sequence genome includes the window TCATCCTGGCTTACCAGGAACTCCCTGGTTTCCTAAAGCCCCACATCTTGGAAACACTCTCAGTGCTGAGCAAACCAGGATAGTGATCATCCTAACCataatttactatttttattttctatctctccTCATGATATATAAAATCACTTCCAGAAGGGCAGGGACTTATCTGTTGTGTTCAGGTAGACTAgaacctggcacataataggtgctcaataaatagggCTCAAACACCTGCCCATCAGCACTTTAATCAGCCTGCTGCTAGGGGTCACCTAGCTAACTAGTTGAAAGTAATTAGGTGCATAATTTAGAGCCCTTCAAATTTAATtccggcaatggcaacccactccagtactcttgcctggaaaacctcatggacggaggagcctggtaggctgcagtccatgaggtcacgaagagtcggacacgactgagcagctttactttcacttttcactttcatgcattggagaaggaaatggcaacccactccagtattcttacctggagaatcctagggacttggaagcctggtgggctgccgtctatggggtcgcacagagttggacacgactgaagcgacttagcagcagcaaagtttGACACTGTGGCATTgtaagggcttcccgggtggcactagtggtgaagaaccagcTTGCCAATACACATGTAAGAGAAgcgattcgatccctgggtcgggaagatcccctagaggaggggaccaacccattccagcattcttgcctggaaaattccacggacagaggagcctggcaggctacagtccatagcaacgaaaaaagtcagagatgactgaagcgacttagcacccacacacaTGGCATTATAAGGTATGACGAATGAGAGGAAATTAGACACCAAAAATATCCGTATATACCGTATATATGTTATTCCTAACATCCATAAGCCAAGCCAAAAATGTTATCCCCCAAATCCACATGGCCCAAACATTATAGATTTCACATAAAATGGCCTATTCAGAAAATAACCTTTGACACTTCTCCGAGAGCCCTATAATTCCTAAGCAAACTGTAGTTTCCATGCAACTAAGACTTGCAGCAAATAGGCCAACTTACCGCCTGTGTAGAGAAAGGAGCCAGACAGGCCTCCGAAGTAGATGAGCGCTAAGTGCTCCAGTTTGAGAGGGGACAGACAGTAGAGGCAAGCGGCACAGACACAGCCCAAGGTGTAGAGGAAGACTCCAAACCGAACGACATCCTGGGGCTCCAAGATTCGGTCCACCAGGGTCCTGTCATCACTCTTTTTGTGGTCAATGCCCTTGGAAAAGTCGTAATAAGTGTTGACCAAATTGCCAGCCCCGTGCACCGCGAGGACAGCTATGGCACAACCCACCAACAGCCTGGGATCCAGGACGCCGTGGGATCTGTATGCCAGGGCACTGCCCAGGGCCACCGGGGTAAGTGAGGCGCTGAAGCTCCAGGGCCGCAGGGCCAGGACATAGGAGGCGCACTTCTGCCTCCACGAGCGCTGCGGAGGTCTGTCCTGCTGAGGACAGCCGTCCCCCAGCAGGTCTCTGTCCTCGACCTTGGCCGTCTCTCCTGCGTGGATGTTAATCTTCTCCGCCATAGAGGCTGCACGTGTGTTAAGTCAGTGGTAGTGAGCCACCCACTGCGCAGCGTTCGCGCTAGGGCGAGGACGGACGGGGCGGGGCGACGGACCTGACCTTCTTCACTTCCACCACGGACAGGAATGGGCAGGCGGCGGGGTCCGGGGGCTGCAGCGAGTGGGCCTGGCACCCCAGGAAGCCCGGCGGCACCGCCCCGACCTCCTGTCACCTGTGTAAGCCTGCTTCCTGACCCCAGCCCCGCCCGCCCTAGAGCCCGAGCACGAGCCGCGACCGCCACCCCGGGGCTGTCAGGGCCGCCGGGACCGCTGGGGCAGCCGGGACCGCTGGGGCCGCCATCTTGTGCGTCCGCCTCCTCAAGCCCGCCGGGAAACACCGGTCGGCAGCGCGGCCCTGGGCCTGGGCCAGGGCCGAGGCGGGGTTaggggcggggcccgggcggggcggggccagagGCCTAGGGGCGGGGCCGAGGTAGGGTGGCGACCCAGCAGCCCCGCCCTTCTGTTGCCCAAAGTCGGGGACGCACAATTGCTTTGAGTCTTGTTGAAAACGAACTAACTTAACAAACGACTACAAATGCATGTCGCTTTACGACTTACCAAAAGCTTTCACTCACGGAAATAGAACTCATTCTGTTTTTCGATCAACAAAAGTTAATTGAGCCCCCACTGTGTGCAGCaagatttattgaacacctactgcatactgctgctgctgctaagtcgcttcagtcctgtccgactctgtgcgaccccacagacagaggcccaccaggctcccccgtccctgggattctccaagcaagaacactggagtgggttgccatttccttctccagtgcatgaaagtgaaaagtgaaagtgaagtcgctcagtcgtgtagcgaccccatggactgcagcccaccaggctcctctgtccacgggattttccaggcaagagtactggaggggggtgccattgctttctcccctACTgcatacagcagtgaacaaaaccaggGAGCACGTAGAGGGTGATAAGGAAGGTATAATTATATCCCTTCATTTTCAAGTGGGAAAACTGAAGCTCTGAAATGGGAAATGCTGTCTAAGAAATTATTAGCTTTGCCAAGAcaggaaggaaaagtgaaagtccatccatagatgaatggatagttcagtcgctcagtcgggtcggaccctttgagaccccgtgagatgcagcatgccaggctccctgtccatcaccaactcccagaggttactcaaactcatgtccatcgagtcagtgatgccatccaaccatctcatcctctgtcgttcccttctcctcctgccttcaatctttcccagcatcagggtcttttcagatgagtcagttcttagcatcaggtggccaaagtattggagtttcagcttcaacaccagtccttcctatgaaaattcaggactgatttcctttaggatggactggttggatctccttgcaatccaagggactctcaagagtcttgtccaacaccataggtcaaaagcatcaattcttcagcactcagctttctttacagtccaactttcacatccatacatgactactggaaaaaccatagctttgactagatggacctttgttagcaaaggtctctgctttttaatatgctctctagattggtcatagcttttcttccaaatagcaagcatcttttaacttatggctgtgtcaccatctgcagtgatttcggagcccaaagaaatacagtctctcactgtttccatatttccccatctatttgccatgatgtgatgggaccggatgccatgatcttagttttctgaatgctgagttttaagccaactttttcactctcctctttcatttgtgtcaagaggctctttagttcttcttcactttctgccataagagtgctgtcatctgcgtatctgaggtttttgatacttctcccagcaatcttgattccagcttgtgcttcattcagcctggcatttcgcatgatgtactctgaatataagttaaataagcagagtgacaatatacagccttgacgtactcctttcccgatttggaaccagtctgttgttctgtgtctggttctaactgttgcttcttgacctacatatagatttctcaggaggcaggtcaggtggtctagtattcccatctctttaagaattttccacagttcgttgtgatccacacagtcaaaggctttggtgtagtcaacaaagcagatgtttttttggaactctcatgctatttcgatgatccaatggatggtggcaatttgaatggataaagatatatcTAAAATGGAATATTGTCTGTTGGCATtcattgaatggataaagatatatcTAAAATGGAATATGGTGCCCATGTGtactgttgctcagtcatgtctgagtctctgtgacccccatgggctgtagcccaccaggctttcatctgtaggatttcctaggcaagaatactggagggggttgccatttcttcctccaggggatcttctcaacccagggatctcttgcatcttctgaattggcaggcagattttttaccacagggccacttgggaagccccaaaatgggatattactgagccataaaagataatgaaatattgtcatttgcagcaagatggatggacctagacattatcatactaagttaagtaagtaaaagacaaatatgtgatatcatatatgagagtcccttggacagcaaggagatcaaaccagtctatcctaaaggagataaaccctgaatattcattggaaggattgatgctgaagctccaatacttcggccacttgatgcaaagagctgattcattggaaaagaccctgatgctgggaaagattgagggcaggaggagaagggggtgacagagaatgagatatggttggatggcatcactaactcagtgcacatgagtttgagcaaactccaggacatagtgaaaGATTGGGAAgccaaagagtccaacatgacttagcaaccaaacacaACCCCAGTATCCTGGATttctggcagaggatgagatggttggatggcatcactgactcagtggacatgagtctgagcaaactgtgagagaaagtgaaggacagggaagcctggttgcttcagtccatggggtcacaaagagtcggataccactgagtgactgaacaacaacaaaatttgacttacttcacttatttGGCtgttccaaataaataaataaatactttttaaaaagagagaaaaaaccaGCTGGCATTCATGTTGGAACTACACACATTGGCCAATGCAATCATAGGGAAGGTACACAGTATCAACGAAAGTATATTGTTAGAATCAACTCACCATATGGAATTTACAATAAAgagttttgtctattttattattatttgtaagtTTTGTGCTACACATCCTTCATATTAGTGAAAGTTGTAATAcacatataacatatatgtaCACAGGACTGACTATGTAATTTTGGTGCCCAGTGCAAGATAAAAATTTGGGACCTCTTATTCAAAAatcattaagaatttcaagacagagCATTCTGACCTCACAGGTCACACAGCATGAAGAAAGCCCTGAATATACATACATGCCCCCTCCCCTCACAGCTGGTTGTTAACCATTTACAATTCCACCACCCAGCACATGCAATGCTGGCGAAATCTGAATATTCAGTGCTGTCAAATCagacaagaggaagaagcagaTATATTAAaatcctggctccatcacttacCTACTCTGTGACCCAATCCCTCTGGACatcagattgctgctgctgctgctgctaagtcacttcagtagtgtccaactctgtgcaaccccatagatggtagcccatcaggctcccctgtccctgggattctccaggcaagaacactggagtgggttgccatttccttctccagtgcatgaaagtgaaaagtgaaagtgaagttgctcagtcatgtgcaacttagcgaccccatggactgcagcccaccaggctcctccgtccatgggattttccaggcaagagtactggagtggggtgtcattgccttctccaggtattTTGGGTATTTTACATGTATTAGCATTAACCCACACAATACCACCTACAGAGGTAGGTACATTATAATCCTTCtagttttaaagataagaaagtaGGTACATAAGTTCTTGTTCATATAGTCACATAGCTCATACAGTAAAATGCTGGAGCTAAGTTTCAGATTCAGTTAGACTCCAAGATGCTTTTAACCACTACTCTACGGTATCCACCAAAATGACTGATGCTTTgtaagtgctaaataaatattaactattattttAATGTAATGAACAAGAAAACTCTGTAACCTGAAAAGAGACCTATAAATGTACTGATGATTATTGCTGTAAAACCATCTTTGATGGTTCATTAGAAAACAGGGCCCTACCATGTCTTAGGAAGATAAAAACTCCATATATTGCTGGCGGAAATGAAAATTGATACTTCCCTGATAAGAGATGAATTTGACAATGTCTATTgagttcaatcagttcagtcgctcagtcatgtccgactctttgtgaccccatgaaccgcagcatgccaggcctccctgtccatcaccaaatcctggagtccactcaaacccgtgttcattgagtcaatgatgccatccaaccatctcatcctctgtcgtccccttctcctcctgccttcaatctttcccagcatcagggtctttcccatcaggtggccaaagtattggagtttcaggttcaacaccagtccttccaatgaacacccaggactgatgtcctttaggatggactggttggatctccttgcggtccaagggactctcaagagtcttgtccaacaccataggtcaaaagcatcaattcttcagcactcagctttctttatagtccaactctcacatccatacatgaccactggaaaaaccatagccttgactagatggacctttgccagcaaagtaatgtctctgctttttaatatgctgtctacattggttccaaggagtaagcgtcttttaatttcattgctgcaatcaccatctacagtgattttggagcccagaaaaataaagtcagtcactgtttccactgtttccccttctacttgccatgaagtgatgggaccagatgccatgatcttagctttctgaatgttgagctttaagccaactttttcactctcttcttgcactttcatcaagaggctctttagttcttcactttctgtcataagggtggtgtcatctgcatatctgaggttattgatagttctcccagcaatcttgattggcaatcttgtgtttcttccagcccagcatttcgaaagatgtactctgcatatgagttaaataagcagggtgacaatatacagccttgacgtactccttttcctatttggaaccagtctcttgttccatgtccagttctaactgttgcttcctgacctgcatacaggtttctcaagaggcaggtcaggtggtctggtattcccatctcttttagaattttccacagttgattgtgatccacacagtcaaaggctttggcatagtcaataaagcagaaatagatgtttttctgg containing:
- the UBIAD1 gene encoding ubiA prenyltransferase domain-containing protein 1, coding for MAEKINIHAGETAKVEDRDLLGDGCPQQDRPPQRSWRQKCASYVLALRPWSFSASLTPVALGSALAYRSHGVLDPRLLVGCAIAVLAVHGAGNLVNTYYDFSKGIDHKKSDDRTLVDRILEPQDVVRFGVFLYTLGCVCAACLYCLSPLKLEHLALIYFGGLSGSFLYTGGIGLKYLALGDLVILITFGPLAVMFAYAVQVGSLAVFPLLYAIPLALSTEAILHSNNTRDMESDREAGIVTLAILIGPTLSYVLYNTLLFLPYLLFSILAVHCSISLALPLLTIPMAFSLERQFRSQTFNRLPQKTAKLNLLLGLFYVFGIILAPAGSLPKL